The sequence below is a genomic window from Leishmania braziliensis MHOM/BR/75/M2904 WGS CADA00000000 data, contig 58, whole genome shotgun sequence.
AACGCCGCCCTCAGCACCCATGCGCGGGAGACGCGGTTGTACGCGTTGGTCGCGTCTAGCGCGACGAGCGTGTCGGCCGACTCGCTCGCGTACGTCTCCCGGATCTGGGCgaccgcctcggcggcgtcgcccCACACACCGAATTGCCATCCCTGGAAGATGTCGCGGAACGGCTTTTCCACCGCGTCCAGCGCGAGGTGCGAGGCGATTTTCAGCCACACCGACTCCGGCGTGATTGGCCGGACCTTCGGCGACCCCGGTTCTTTCAGGAACGGGTGGACGACGCACGCGCGGAGGCGGAACGCGAAGGACGCCGACACGTTCCCGGCGAGGATGTCTTGCATCAGTGCGGTCGTCTCCGCCAGGAGCGCCGCATTTTCGACCACGGGAACGAGCAGTTCTCGGGTCCATCCGTCGAGCCCCGGTGCGGCAGCTCGGCCGAGCCGTTTCAGCACCACGTTCCTGACCTTCTCCGGCTTTAGGCCGTGGGGAAAAGGTGTCTGTGGTGGGCACGGGTACCCCGCTGGGTCTTCCTGCGGGTGAAGCGCGCGGAGCTGGTCCAGTGCCtcgctggcgcgcgcgcgtgggaGCTGTGCCTGGAAcagcgtgcgcgccgcctttCCGACGGCTCCTAGCGAGAGTTGGTGGAGGAtgcggcgcgcgcggcgttcctcagcggtgtgcgcgtctctgGTGGGAAGGTGCTCCTCCGTGTTGGCTCGCCGTGTGGCGCCGGCGTGGCCCGTGTACGGctcgtctctttctccctccctggGCGTCTCGCTGGGTTCCTCTTGGTGgctctcgtcctcctcccgtgctggtgcgcgcgGTTTGGCGAGGCGAGTGCGCACCAGCTCGGTAAGCGCCATCTGGCGCTGGTAGCGtcccgcggcggccgccgcggtgtAGCCGAGGAGGGTGTGGCCGACCGCCTCGGCCCAGTGTCCCCATTCCTGCTTCCGGAGTGTCCGGATCGTGGCGGGAAACTCCTGCACCCACTCGGCGTCGGCCTCCGTGGGTCTGGTGCGGTGGCgtgtcggtggtggcggtgtctCCGGAGTGGGCTCCATCCCTGCGTCCTGCCGGGGTGTGCTCTGCTCTGTCCGGGCGCGCTTCTGGTTGCGGACCGCCCTGGTGACGAACTCGCCGCATTTCCGGCCGTGTGCTCGTCGCGCGTTTCCGGACGCGATGACGAACTCGCCGCACGAGAGGCAACGGTCTACCCCGGTGGCCTTCAGCGCGTCcaccctcaccacctccctgGCGTGGGTGGTGTTAAGGTGGCTGGTCTGCTGTTGCCGGCGGGCGCGCGATGTCCATGTGCGCGGGCAGACCGGGCAGTGGATCGTCCCGgtctgctgtgctgccgtgTTCTCGCCGTGGCGAAATCGGTGCCGTGCCTCGTCGGAGGTTTGTGACACGTCCTCGGCGGCCTGGTCGGGCTCCGTGTGCACGCTCTCGGTcgtgtcgctctcctctccctccctttcggTGTCGGGTGGCTGGctgggtggtgtgtgtgtctccgtcCGTGGCTCGGCCGGCCTGGGTGCGATCCCggtgtcttcctcctcttgctccgCGATGTCCGGGTGCATGCCGTAGGTTGTGCGGCCCCACGGGTCgcgtgacggtggcggtggcggtgctgttggcCGCGTTGGCCTGACTGGGTGGGTGCCTgtgtcctcctcgttgtctCCCTCGCCGGCCGGCTTGTAGGGAGCGCGTGTGAAGATCAGGGTGTCGATGGTGGCTGGgtctggcggcggcacgtctGTGTCGTGAACGGTGCCGTCGTAGCGGTGCCATTGCTCCTTCCCATCTTCCCGGCACAGGACGTATGCGACCACGTGCTTCGACGTCGTGGCGCAGATCGCGGCGTGGAGTTTATAGGGGTTCTGGCTGAAGAGCGCCGTCGGGAGCATCACCTCCAGCGGCAATTCCGGCAGACCTACCGCTTTCTGGTTTCCAGCTGGCGGTATGACTGTGATTGCCACGGCTTCTCCGAAGAGAAAAACCGACAGTGCAGATAGAGTGGCGCCTTCGGTGCGGCAAGCCGGGCAGTGGTGAGGCAAGTTGGCCGATACGTGGCCGAATGCCTCGCTGATAGCGGTCGCCGTGGTGCCTGGGAGGCCGCCGGCCGGCGCCTCGTAGGTCACAGTTGCTATCTGTGGTTCTGGCTGTCCCTCTTCCGTTTCACCGCACCAGGAACAGTAGATGTCTTGgcgcgccgtggcggcgaaggTGCGTCTGATGGCGTCGTCCTGTGCCGTGAGTTTCTCCAGGGCCCATCCCGGTGAGGTGGGAAGCTGGAGGCCGAGTGCTCCGATCACCTCCCGCGCGGTGTCGGCCGTGGATCCGCGGAAGGCTCGGAGGAGAGTTGCATCGATGTCCGGGATTCCCGGCATCGTGcagacagcggcgacggcggccgtTATCGAGCACGACGGCCCGATTGTCGCCATGCCGCCGTGGAATGGTGACATTCCGAATCGTCGTGGTGTTGCTCCGGACCCGGGGTGGCGCTCGCGAATGTGGTCCTGGACCGCCTTTTCGGAGTCGTTTGCGTATGTGCAACCGGCTCCGTTGACATCCACAGCTGTGCAGTAATAGAAGCTGCTGTGGATAGGATTCGCCCACTCGAAATGTCGCTTGAGCATGGCGGTGTGTCTGGCGAACAGTTTCCCAGCCAGATCGGTGTGCTCGACGATGGCTGTGTCGAGTGTTTTCGCCAGCTCGAAGGCTCCCTGGAGTTCATCGAATTGTGGGAGCCACGGCTCCGCGATCCTTTTCCCGGCCGGGTGTGaaaggcgtgcgtgtgttgtggcCCCTGTTTGCGTCTTTATATTAATTTTAAGGTGTTGGCTGttcgcccgctctctgggtgaggaaagttcttcctcggaaaaTAAATAATTAGCATTTTTTGgtccgcttcccaacttttcaactgtgggaggtgcggtgttaaaaactttttttaccggcattccgccgtgttccttatcgtttttcttttttaaataaaagtcacgatcaccgtgacctcgaaatacgccgtttctgacgacatcagcgtatttcggaattacagcgtggctgcgctgtccgtttgttgtggatccTGTTTCCACATTTA
It includes:
- a CDS encoding SLACS like gene retrotransposon element; its protein translation is MNPSACKGQSGRRTSIPNPGGTPPPYQKKWREGTRATETRGQRSRAEIPQLTTQRYVDTARNGALQAHGDRDAYFITKNTKNHGGMPVKQNFNTAPLTVEKWECGPKKLNYLYSEEELSSPRERANSQHLKRNVNVETGSTTNGQRSHAVIQKYADVVINGVFRGHGDRDFYLKNKNDKEQDGMPLKQVFNTAPLTVEKLGSGPKKSNYLFSEEEYSSPRKRARSQQDNDNLNVETKSTTNGQRSHAVIPKYADVVINGVFRGHGDRDFYLKNKNDKEHGGMPVKKVFNTAPPTVEKLGSVPKKFNYLYSEEELSSPRERADSQHLKFNVNVETGSTTNRQRSHAVIPKYADVVRNGVFRGHGDRDFYLKNKNDKEHGGMPVKKVFNTAPPTVEKLGSGPKNVNYLFSEEELSSPRERANSQHLKRNVNVETGSTTNGQRSHAVIQKYADVVINGVFRGHGDRDFYLKKKNDKEHGGMPVKKVFNTAPPTVEKLGSVPKKFNYLYSEEELSSPRERADSQHLKRNVNVETGSTTNGQRSHAVIQKYADVVRNGVFQGHGDRDFYLKNKNDKEHGGMPLKQVFNTASPTVQKLGSGPKKSNYLYSEEEYSSPRKRARSQQDNDNLNVETKSTTNGQRSHAVIQKYADVVRNGVFRGHGDRDFYLKNKNDKEHGGMPLKQVFNTAPPTVEKLGSVPKKFNYLYSEEELSSPRERADSQHLKRNVNVETGSTTNGQRSHAVIPKYADVVRNGVFRGHGDRDFYLKKKNDKEHGGMPVKKVFNTAPPTVEKLGSGPKNANYLFSEEELSSPRERANSQHLKINIKTQTGATTHARLSHPAGKRIAEPWLPQFDELQGAFELAKTLDTAIVEHTDLAGKLFARHTAMLKRHFEWANPIHSSFYYCTAVDVNGAGCTYANDSEKAVQDHIRERHPGSGATPRRFGMSPFHGGMATIGPSCSITAAVAAVCTMPGIPDIDATLLRAFRGSTADTAREVIGALGLQLPTSPGWALEKLTAQDDAIRRTFAATARQDIYCSWCGETEEGQPEPQIATVTYEAPAGGLPGTTATAISEAFGHVSANLPHHCPACRTEGATLSALSVFLFGEAVAITVIPPAGNQKAVGLPELPLEVMLPTALFSQNPYKLHAAICATTSKHVVAYVLCREDGKEQWHRYDGTVHDTDVPPPDPATIDTLIFTRAPYKPAGEGDNEEDTGTHPVRPTRPTAPPPPPSRDPWGRTTYGMHPDIAEQEEEDTGIAPRPAEPRTETHTPPSQPPDTEREGEESDTTESVHTEPDQAAEDVSQTSDEARHRFRHGENTAAQQTGTIHCPVCPRTWTSRARRQQQTSHLNTTHAREVVRVDALKATGVDRCLSCGEFVIASGNARRAHGRKCGEFVTRAVRNQKRARTEQSTPRQDAGMEPTPETPPPPTRHRTRPTEADAEWVQEFPATIRTLRKQEWGHWAEAVGHTLLGYTAAAAAGRYQRQMALTELVRTRLAKPRAPAREEDESHQEEPSETPREGERDEPYTGHAGATRRANTEEHLPTRDAHTAEERRARRILHQLSLGAVGKAARTLFQAQLPRARASEALDQLRALHPQEDPAGYPCPPQTPFPHGLKPEKVRNVVLKRLGRAAAPGLDGWTRELLVPVVENAALLAETTALMQDILAGNVSASFAFRLRACVVHPFLKEPGSPKVRPITPESVWLKIASHLALDAVEKPFRDIFQGWQFGVWGDAAEAVAQIRETYASESADTLVALDATNAYNRVSRAWVLRAAFRHHALRHTFGVVDLSLGEPGALGVYEGGRRVEQLWSTRGVRQGMVLSPLLFATAVAETLRPIMAAHPLAKVTAYLDDLTVVGPRAAVQAFLDEAGPALAATG